The Hemicordylus capensis ecotype Gifberg chromosome 6, rHemCap1.1.pri, whole genome shotgun sequence genome window below encodes:
- the LOC128331073 gene encoding olfactory receptor 14A16-like, which yields MENQTSVSEFLLLEFSNTHQLQILHFLLFLVLYLATVTGNLLIIVAVAFDHHLHTPMYFFLMSLAIQDLGSVSAIMPKSMVNSLFNTRHISFSGCVAQFFFFMFFAGSDLSLLTVMAYDRYIAICYPLQYEMIMNRRACTQMLAGVWIFSVLNAVLHACGTFSTPFCSNVVDQFFCEIPKLLKLTCSDLNQIELGYIVFIVIIAFGCFIFTTVTYVYIFTAVLRIPSVKGRQKAFSTCLPHLTVFSIFIFTPCFSYLRPSSNTPSNLDLAFTMIYSIVPPLLNPVIYSMRNKDLKVALIKLLDLRLSSKNGSSTFLL from the coding sequence ATGGAGAATCAGACATCTGTGTCTGAATTTCTGCTCTTGGAATTCTCAAACACCCACCAACTGCAAATTCTACACTTCCTTCTGTTCCTGGTCCTCTACTTAGCCACAGTAACAGGGAATCTTCTCATAATCGTTGCAGTAGCATTTGATCACCATTTACACACACCAATGTACTTCTTTCTGATGAGCTTGGCTATACAGGACCTTGGCTCTGTTTCTGCCATTATGCCCAAATCCATGGTTAATTCTCTTTTTAATACCAGACACATTTCTTTTTCTGGATGTGTGGCACAATTCTTCTTCTTTATGTTCTTTGCAGGATCTGATTTATCCCTGCTCACAGTCATGGCCTATGATCGATACATTGCCATTTGCTATCCATTACAATATGAAATGATAATGAACAGGAGAGCTTGCACTCAAATGCTTGCTGGTGTGTGGATCTTCAGTGTTCTCAATGCAGTGTTACATGCATGTGGCACGTTTTCAACCCCTTTCTGCTCAAATGTTGTCGATCAATTTTTTTGTGAGATCCCAAAGTTGCTTAAGCTCACCTgctctgatttgaatcaaattgaattGGGATATATTGTGTTCATTGTTATCATTGCATTTGGCTGCTTTATCTTCACCACAGTAACTTATGTGTACATCTTCACTGCCGTCTTGAGAATCCCTTCTGTGAAGGGAAGGCAAAAGGCCTTCTCCACATGCCTTCCCCACCTCACTGTCTTTTCCATATTCATATTTACTCCATGCTTTTCATACCTCAGGCCTTCCTCCAATACTCCCTCAAATCTGGATTTGGCATTTACTATGATATATTCCATTGTCCCCCCGCTGCTCAATCCAGTTATCTACAGTATGAGAAACAAAGATCTCAAGGTTGCTTTGATTAAACTGTTAGATTTGAGGTTGTCCTCAAAAAATGGGTCATCCACCTTTCTTCTGTAA